The following coding sequences lie in one Oncorhynchus gorbuscha isolate QuinsamMale2020 ecotype Even-year linkage group LG10, OgorEven_v1.0, whole genome shotgun sequence genomic window:
- the commd8 gene encoding COMM domain-containing protein 8 isoform X2, protein MIHLLAKLLPEECPKLLHRVVDSVCGRESPRMADYGDMWTLVEWMEVLDSLSSLFRLAVGKNTPDKEVLASLADVGRGYGEAVLTVLRARREEIRQALVERTNNVSSSTLQDFDWHIKNPMPLFSWHWPAIRSRLSRPLYSTSVWT, encoded by the exons ATGATACATTTACTTGCCAAATTACTCCCTGAAGAATGTCCAAAA CTATTACACAGGGTGGTGGATAGTGTATGTGGGCGGGAGTCCCCTCGGATGGCAGACTATGGTGACATGTGGACCCTTGTAGAATGGATGGAGGTCCTcgactccctctcctctctgttccggCTCGCCGTCGGTAAGAACACCCCAGACAAAGAG GTGCTGGCATCGTTGGCAGACGTGGGCCGGGGGTACGGGGAGGCCGTGCTGACCGTCCTGAGGGCCAGACGGGAGGAGATCCGCCAGGCGCTGGTGGAGAGGACCAATAACGTGTCCAGCTCCACCCTCCAGGACTTTGACTGGCATATAAAG AATCCTATGCCTCTGTTCAGCTGGCATTGGCCAGCGATAAGATCTCGTCTCTCCAGACCCCTCTACTCAACCTCAGTTTGGACGTGA
- the commd8 gene encoding COMM domain-containing protein 8 isoform X3 → MADYGDMWTLVEWMEVLDSLSSLFRLAVGKNTPDKEVLASLADVGRGYGEAVLTVLRARREEIRQALVERTNNVSSSTLQDFDWHIKLALASDKISSLQTPLLNLSLDVKENGALKPVSVEMNREELQTLISSMEAANKVVLQLK, encoded by the exons ATGGCAGACTATGGTGACATGTGGACCCTTGTAGAATGGATGGAGGTCCTcgactccctctcctctctgttccggCTCGCCGTCGGTAAGAACACCCCAGACAAAGAG GTGCTGGCATCGTTGGCAGACGTGGGCCGGGGGTACGGGGAGGCCGTGCTGACCGTCCTGAGGGCCAGACGGGAGGAGATCCGCCAGGCGCTGGTGGAGAGGACCAATAACGTGTCCAGCTCCACCCTCCAGGACTTTGACTGGCATATAAAG CTGGCATTGGCCAGCGATAAGATCTCGTCTCTCCAGACCCCTCTACTCAACCTCAGTTTGGACGTGAAGGAGAACGGTGCCCTGAAGCCTGTGTCTGTCGAGATGAACCGAGAGGAATTACAAACACTCATCAGCTCAATGGAGGCTGCCAATAAG GTGGTACTACAGCTgaagtga
- the commd8 gene encoding COMM domain-containing protein 8 isoform X1: MIHLLAKLLPEECPKLLHRVVDSVCGRESPRMADYGDMWTLVEWMEVLDSLSSLFRLAVGKNTPDKEVLASLADVGRGYGEAVLTVLRARREEIRQALVERTNNVSSSTLQDFDWHIKLALASDKISSLQTPLLNLSLDVKENGALKPVSVEMNREELQTLISSMEAANKVVLQLK; this comes from the exons ATGATACATTTACTTGCCAAATTACTCCCTGAAGAATGTCCAAAA CTATTACACAGGGTGGTGGATAGTGTATGTGGGCGGGAGTCCCCTCGGATGGCAGACTATGGTGACATGTGGACCCTTGTAGAATGGATGGAGGTCCTcgactccctctcctctctgttccggCTCGCCGTCGGTAAGAACACCCCAGACAAAGAG GTGCTGGCATCGTTGGCAGACGTGGGCCGGGGGTACGGGGAGGCCGTGCTGACCGTCCTGAGGGCCAGACGGGAGGAGATCCGCCAGGCGCTGGTGGAGAGGACCAATAACGTGTCCAGCTCCACCCTCCAGGACTTTGACTGGCATATAAAG CTGGCATTGGCCAGCGATAAGATCTCGTCTCTCCAGACCCCTCTACTCAACCTCAGTTTGGACGTGAAGGAGAACGGTGCCCTGAAGCCTGTGTCTGTCGAGATGAACCGAGAGGAATTACAAACACTCATCAGCTCAATGGAGGCTGCCAATAAG GTGGTACTACAGCTgaagtga